In a genomic window of Paramormyrops kingsleyae isolate MSU_618 unplaced genomic scaffold, PKINGS_0.4 ups39, whole genome shotgun sequence:
- the LOC140586331 gene encoding NLR family CARD domain-containing protein 3-like, giving the protein MKFKRYLDRNDPECSEPQLEEDNDLDSDGQMQKTCGREGALKITLYILRTMEQNDLADKLEKSKSCTSFSRTIKCNLKKKFECVFEGKAKEGQPTLLKEIYTELYITEGGAGGVNDEHEVRQIETASKKSVTEDTTVKCNDIFKPLHGRVTPIRTVLTKGVAGIGKTVSVQKVILDWAEGKANQDIHFIFALPFRDLNLIKDEYSLIGLLHHLVPELKSLESTELCRYKVLLIFDGLDECRLPLDFQNNESWFDVTKKTLLDVLLTNLIKGNLLPSALLWITSRPAAANQIPPECIHQVTEIRGFSDAQKEEYFRKRFSDQGLASRIITHVKSSRSLFIMCHIPVFCWISATVLERLFSETDKGEIPRTLTEMYTHFLNFQASLKKDKYMKNYETKLKDYSKEFLLKLGKLAFDNLDKGNLIFYEQDLIGNNIDVTEASVYSGVCTEVFKEEYGLYQEKVYCFVHLSIQEYLAALYVFLSNSSADLLKTAVDQALKSKNGHLDLYLRFLLGLSTDSSKTLLQKLLGETRPSSHNIKETAQYIKEKIQENLSAERTINLFHCLNELGDNSLIEEVQRYLSSGSLSAADLSPAQWSALAFVLLMSDKELDVFDLKKYIRSDEGLQRLLPVIKKSRTAL; this is encoded by the exons atgaaattcaaaaggtacctggatcggaatgacccagaatgctctgagcctcagctggaggaggacaatgacctggacagtgatggtcagatgcagaagacctgtggtagagagggagctctgaagatcacactgtacatcctgaggaccatggagcaaaatgatctcgctgacaagctggagaagagtaagagctgtacctcattcagt CGCACAATCAAATGTAAcctgaagaagaaatttgagtgtgtatttgaagggaaagctaaggaaggacagccaacacttctcaaagagatttacactgaactctacataactgaagggggagctggaggagtcaatgatgaacatgaagtgagacagattgaaacagcatccaagaaaagtgtaacagaagatactacagtcaagtgcaatgatatatttaaacccttacatgggcgtgtgacacctatcagaactgtactcacaaAAGGGgtcgcaggtatcgggaaaacagtctctgtgcagaaagttattcttgactgggcagaaggaaaagcaaaccaggacattcacttcatatttgctcttcctttccgggacctgaatttgattaaggatgaatacagtctgattggtctgcttcaccacttagtcccagaactgaaatcgcttgaatccactgagctgtgtaggtacaaagttttgttgatctttgatggtctggatgaatgtcgccttcctctagattttcagaacaatgagagctggtttgatgtaacaaagaaaacattactggatgtgctgttgactaacctcattaaggggaatctgcttccatccgctctcctctggataacctcccggccagcagcagccaatcagatacctcctgagtgtatccaccaggtgacagagatacgagggttcagtgatgcccagaaggaggagtatttcaggaagagatttagtgatcagggtctggccagcaggattatcacacatgtgaaatcatcaaggagcctcttcatcatgtgtcacatacctgtgttctgctggatttcagccactgtccttgaaaggctttttagtgagactgacaagggagaaattccaaggactctgactgaaatgtacacacacttcctgaacTTTCAGgcaagtttaaaaaaagacaaatatatgaaaaactatgaaaccaagcttaaggattacagcaaggaattccttttaaaacttggtaaactggcttttgacaaccttgataaaggcaatctcatattttatgagcaagatctgatAGGGAATAACATTGatgtcactgaagcttcagtttactctggagtgtgcacagaagtctttaaggaggaatatggattgtatcaggagaaggtgtactgctttgtgcatctgagcatccaggagtatctcgctgctttatatgtgtttctgtcaaactcatcagctgacctgctgaagactgcagtggatcaggcattaaagagcaagaatggacacttggacctctacctccgcttcctcctgggcctctcaacagactccagtaaaactctgttacaaaaactactgggagagacaagacccagctcacataacattaaggaaacagcccagtacatcaaggagaaaatacaggagaatttatctgcagaaaggaccatcaacctgttccactgtctgaatgaactgggtgacaattctctaatagaagaagtacaaagatacctgagttcaggaagcctttcagcagcagacctctcacctgcacagtggtcagctctggcctttgtgttactgatgtcagataaggagctggatgtgtttgacctgaagaaatacatcagatcagatgagggccttcagaggctgctgcctgtgatcaagaaatctaggacagctctgtaa